A genomic region of Ensifer adhaerens contains the following coding sequences:
- the gcvA gene encoding transcriptional regulator GcvA, with the protein MTTVLPSLASLRAFEATARHSSVTKAAHELNVTPGAVSLQVRELEQTLGVTLFERRPRQLVLTEDGSIYFSTLRRAFRMMREATEELTARKRAPVLTVSCTPTFAAQWLVPRIGAFEQEVPGIDVRISTTNRLTDFESDGVDVAIRHGLGRYDGLASERLIDDDPVPVIHPALRARQPLDTPSDLARHALLHDVHRQDWRLWLDAAGAEGVDPGRGPVFVNSNGAIEAAKAGDGVALVRLSLVARELADGMLVAPFPEGVMTGLAYHLVYPPAALDRPPVVAFRTWIIAEARASQAIEDQAVKAAQRPTLKAVR; encoded by the coding sequence ATGACAACAGTTCTTCCTTCCCTAGCATCGCTTCGAGCCTTTGAGGCGACGGCGCGGCATTCGAGCGTCACAAAGGCCGCGCACGAGCTTAATGTCACGCCGGGCGCAGTCAGCCTGCAGGTACGGGAACTCGAGCAGACACTGGGCGTGACGCTCTTCGAACGTCGTCCCAGGCAATTGGTTCTGACCGAAGACGGGAGCATCTATTTTTCGACGCTCCGGCGCGCCTTCCGCATGATGCGGGAGGCAACCGAGGAGCTGACAGCGCGCAAGCGTGCGCCGGTGCTGACGGTGAGCTGCACGCCGACCTTCGCCGCGCAATGGCTGGTGCCCCGGATCGGCGCCTTCGAGCAGGAGGTTCCTGGTATCGATGTGCGCATCAGCACCACGAACCGGCTGACGGATTTCGAGAGCGACGGCGTCGACGTCGCCATCCGGCATGGACTGGGTCGTTATGACGGCCTCGCCAGCGAGCGCCTGATCGACGACGACCCGGTCCCCGTTATCCATCCGGCGCTCCGCGCCAGGCAGCCGCTCGACACACCCAGCGATCTTGCCCGCCATGCGCTGCTGCACGACGTGCATCGTCAGGACTGGCGGCTTTGGCTGGATGCGGCGGGAGCGGAAGGCGTGGATCCCGGGCGCGGACCGGTTTTCGTTAACAGCAACGGCGCCATCGAAGCGGCCAAGGCCGGCGACGGCGTCGCCCTTGTCCGCTTGTCGCTGGTGGCGCGGGAGTTGGCGGACGGCATGCTGGTTGCCCCCTTCCCCGAGGGCGTGATGACCGGCCTTGCCTATCACCTCGTCTATCCGCCGGCCGCCCTCGATCGACCGCCCGTCGTTGCCTTTCGCACCTGGATCATTGCCGAAGCCCGGGCATCGCAGGCCATCGAGGATCAGGCGGTCAAGGCGGCGCAACGACCGACGTTGAAAGCGGTGCGGTAG
- a CDS encoding DMT family transporter, whose amino-acid sequence MVQPVQAKVMGAREWGMLIMLSLLWGGSFFFIGIAVKALPPFTIVALRVSLAALALLAFVRFAGLSMPRDPRVWLAFFGMGLLNNLIPFSLIVWGQTHIASGLASILNATTPLFGVIVAHLLTDDEKLTVNRFAGVVVGFLGVAMMIGPAALGGLGSNLVAQLAVLGAALSYSLAGVFARRFKRMGVAPIVTATGQVSAASMMLVPLSLLVDHPWTLTMPGLDVWAAIVGIALVSTALAYVLFFRILETAGVTNLMLVTFLIPVSAILLGAMFLGETLEPKHFFGMALIAVGLAAIDGRLLRLLRRPTVDPNLECRKNV is encoded by the coding sequence ATGGTGCAGCCGGTTCAGGCCAAGGTCATGGGAGCGCGGGAATGGGGCATGTTGATCATGCTCTCTCTCCTCTGGGGCGGTTCCTTCTTCTTCATCGGTATCGCCGTCAAGGCGCTGCCGCCGTTTACGATCGTGGCGCTGAGGGTCAGCCTCGCGGCGCTCGCACTGCTCGCTTTTGTGCGCTTTGCGGGACTTTCGATGCCGCGGGATCCACGTGTCTGGCTGGCGTTCTTCGGCATGGGGCTGCTGAACAATCTCATCCCCTTCTCGCTGATAGTCTGGGGTCAGACACATATCGCCAGCGGCCTTGCTTCGATCCTCAATGCCACCACGCCGCTATTCGGCGTGATCGTCGCGCATCTGCTGACGGATGACGAAAAGCTGACGGTCAACCGTTTTGCCGGGGTGGTCGTCGGTTTCCTTGGTGTTGCCATGATGATCGGTCCGGCTGCTCTCGGCGGGCTCGGCTCGAACCTTGTTGCCCAGCTTGCCGTTCTCGGTGCGGCGCTCTCCTATTCGCTCGCCGGCGTCTTTGCCCGCCGCTTCAAGCGCATGGGTGTGGCACCGATCGTAACGGCAACCGGCCAGGTCTCGGCCGCGAGCATGATGCTGGTGCCGCTGTCGCTGCTCGTCGATCATCCCTGGACGCTCACCATGCCTGGCCTCGACGTCTGGGCGGCGATCGTCGGCATCGCTCTGGTCTCCACAGCGCTCGCCTATGTGCTGTTCTTCCGCATTCTCGAAACGGCAGGTGTCACCAATCTGATGCTCGTCACCTTCCTGATCCCCGTCAGTGCCATCCTGCTTGGCGCGATGTTCCTGGGCGAGACACTGGAGCCGAAGCATTTCTTCGGAATGGCGTTGATTGCCGTGGGGCTCGCAGCGATCGACGGGCGGCTCCTGCGCCTCTTGCGCCGGCCGACGGTCGACCCCAACTTGGAATGCCGCAAGAACGTCTGA
- a CDS encoding YciI family protein: MLYAVFCYNQEDVTSTWSKEQDDKVMHDLAAVQSKYAEAGKLGPVARLLPTSAAMTLRHSHSETIVLDGPFAETKEQLLGFYVVDCASVDEALEFARDLSSANPAAGSYEIRPLAIYKPSELAS; this comes from the coding sequence ATGCTTTATGCCGTGTTTTGCTACAACCAGGAAGATGTCACGAGTACCTGGAGCAAGGAACAGGATGACAAGGTCATGCATGACCTCGCGGCTGTGCAGAGCAAATATGCCGAAGCCGGTAAGCTCGGGCCGGTGGCGCGGTTGCTGCCGACGTCCGCTGCCATGACGCTGCGGCATAGCCACAGCGAGACGATCGTGCTCGATGGCCCCTTTGCGGAGACCAAAGAGCAATTGCTCGGCTTCTATGTCGTCGATTGTGCGTCTGTCGACGAAGCACTTGAGTTTGCCCGCGATCTGAGTTCCGCCAACCCGGCTGCCGGCTCCTACGAAATACGACCTCTCGCCATCTACAAACCCAGTGAGCTTGCTTCATGA